One Stratiformator vulcanicus genomic window, TCTCGCCGAGCGCGTTACGGGCGAGAGTCATAAGGAAGCCGGTAGAGACTTCGATGGCTTGGCCCCGGTTGACGGCGTCTAGCAGCGTAGGGCTAGCTTCTAGGAGGCGGGCCGTATCCAGATAGGCGTCGGCGGCGAGCCTATTCCCGTCCATCCGGGCGTTCTTAACGAATCCGATAGGAGTGTCCGGAGAGTCGGCTACGACTACATGGCGTCCGTTTCTCTCGGGATGGCCGAGGGTGATCGGCTTACCGTTCCACCCGGCTAGCGTTTCCGTGAGAACGTCGGACCTATAACGGACGGGACCGAGATTTCCCTCGTGGACGTTCGCCGTAATCATAACGACGGGAGCGACAAGAAAATCTTTCCCGTCGATGGTCTCCCGGCGCGGCTCCGCGATCGCGGATCGGTTCACTACGGTTTCGAGGCTAGGGCTACACGTACACATCGGGTTCTC contains:
- a CDS encoding DUF2213 domain-containing protein, which encodes MNRSAIAEPRRETIDGKDFLVAPVVMITANVHEGNLGPVRYRSDVLTETLAGWNGKPITLGHPERNGRHVVVADSPDTPIGFVKNARMDGNRLAADAYLDTARLLEASPTLLDAVNRGQAIEVSTGFLMTLARNALGENEAQKLIPDHLAILPGSEGACSIRAGCGLLRNEALPVAPLARYSLWYLEPKRDPFDGTVRPLATPPPLFEPQQFLGQPATTEAKIAPLKRTSLFD